The following proteins come from a genomic window of Brachionichthys hirsutus isolate HB-005 chromosome 20, CSIRO-AGI_Bhir_v1, whole genome shotgun sequence:
- the casp8ap2 gene encoding CASP8-associated protein 2 produces the protein MDENDANVLGLEEDSVDIYDGLDISSTGNTEKSSPGASRLKDSLDLYEELVTEEQQSRESAFSELKSRFQAAQKQMNELHGRLKQMELQNSLLNTENYRLKKNISALLRTARLEVSRKDAAIQRLTQQSEKSRHHHRPHINNLGGQKLSGLSPAVSSRSRPPPSPPSIPLPPAPLSSSLPQSRSLLPPASSSHPPPLPPLPAFPPRETVQPSSKERRTSTNQLCGSFNETKALQASSHRHSKGFSSEEGNAPDKQTEYSTRNSISCPTARHGESEKHKYKHKEHKHPESTERRHRTVSDPNKDSFTSEKNECHNVDRERGRRHDSKSYKSRDCLSDEGRHKSERIKKPPPEASSDNKGKNQDQAKRSTKDSEDGTAHSCKKSQDHIKTKTRDQHNRGADSRGREKDSSSQHEHYGDSSKDRTGDRLSKDCHRKDRRHDDSGKKHRRSTSSEKCKEHKKQKSNESVQSKAEVCNKARKEKANDSSKRTSEKPSITENSPNRKLCFMETLNLTLSPIKKPVLPIDGSQDGFTTVDELVENGPDKDLSSQSNIEDMCVIDGVVSCELETELEEVAKQSSNISKSAGPEKTQTCDEKDQNQGETPAADKRLQQTSVQMSSKRSLDAAVSPMTVHVTNRSPESASLKASSGDQKTKSASDIRAGEGESLVATDGITCTSGKPHKEQTSSSFQKVNLGSITDRSGSRSGSSAQLSCSTPKAEVHEGLPVDSDKEGMGSSPSRDNPDSKEVPDEGRSPKMLFTVPPQDRPPGPSPPRVSSPIQDAVSSTISLESLPQEGLSLPEAIYILTQTSEDTGDSTGVTTEPSSSTSIAVAVSKVSSTTECTSRNLATPNKSFSPGNSSEPSSSVPVPHDEDSMMRTLSNLKRIPDAISPLRSPIRSTRRSRLHAKPGHVKSLERDFSSTDADANLKKLDVNKENKHPGSPAQNAVQADLVSELPPSPSSTELEEGEILSESDERASGSPLPATKKPKLVRTSKNKPSPKTLLKRTSKEASETSGVSTISPKNRFKTVCPAATGAAYSTVEEVMETFKLVRAEIRKKYMKLHKTFPRKSFYGVMNNFQESFVEFVAGAHFDQISSRQEDLKSKLRELIVSVFSKVCDNGIVKRIFEQQATDLKQKLWDFVDVQVDYLFRDIYTILKTLYEPSRAQAEDNVSMETETNSLQSRFPPKEAHSILTDPSRVQACPAVPYRTGLGSRGKDIRITRVDKDKDVGQHPTSCPNSQPGVNIPSSPEKSSASSLVVSQNVSLLDKTDFELLTEQQASSLTFNLVRDTQMGEIFKCLLQGSDLLETSAAAGDATAWSLGTPRKDGDRFSSSATPRRFDSPSKLLFPKRFDTPSKFIATWPSVSPRKTVSPRLRDHAPLNPALFDESCLLEVPSANRAMLQTSSLSQRMYSMLAEDLAVSLTIPSPLKSDGHLSFLHPPGVDVVSTPESVLSAHISEDAVMDGEDAAEQDIHLALDSDDSSCSSISTVSSEARATPFMFKPDLPMRALVLEKSNDHFIVKICQAAKGAGGTLTAEDSLSQTPMEDDQQHGQQDGAASKAGTEDRQQDGAASKAEASVRSPSTGAESLRRRQAAVGSDNGLSVGETSAPNKGPTHKDENDSTQQNTSKVCSAGGSMEDLQKRSEAVKDLPEKALSQNSFHTRPRERHSTPVPVDESTEMSQSEQEMSPNSPSNALLPETGSCPHRSATVQSTRESPSEKCEGEGAKRRFSKGKEDDRRTPETGERDCGKSGKRKKHQEKSKAKRSRREEERSAGETGSDGKDKSEPEPSPTSVSYVSLHAKNVIRKKGEVVTAWTRDEDRAILTELKAKGASRETFAELSEKLDKPPGQVAQRFYQLMKLFKKMDT, from the exons ATGGATGAGAACGATGCCAACG TCCTGGGCCTTGAAGAAGATTCTGTGGATATCTATGACGGCCTGGACATCAGTTCAACCGGCAATACGG AGAAGTCGTCTCCCGGTGCTTCTCGGCTGAAGGACTCGTTGGACCTGTATGAAGAGCTCGTCACTGAGgaacagcagagcagagagtcGGCGTTCTCTGAG TTGAAGTCCAGATTCCAAGCGGCTCAAAAGCAAATGAACGAGCTGCACGGGAGACTGAAGCAAATGGAGTTACAG aactcgtTGTTGAACACGGAGAACTACCGTCTCAAGAAGAACATCTCTGCACTCTTACGAACGGCGAGACTGGAGGTGTCGCGGAAAGACGCAGCGATTCAGAGACTGACCCAACA ATCAGAGAAAAGTCGCCATCACCACCGGCCCCACATAAATAATTTGGGGGGTCAAAAGTTATCCGGTTTGTCCCCTGCAGTGAGCTCCAGGAGTAGGCCACCTCCTTCACCCCCTTCCATTCCcctgcctcctgctcctctttctagTTCTCTACCTCAATCCAGGTCTCTGCTTCCTCCTGCATCTTCCAGtcatcctccccctcttccGCCGCTACCAGCTTTTCCACCAAGGGAGACTGTTCAACCTTCCAGCAAGGAAAGACGCACTTCCACCAATCAGCTTTGTGGCTCTTTCAATGAGACAAAAGCTTTACAAGCGTCTTCTCACCGTCATTCAAAAGGTTTTTCATCAGAAGAAGGTAATGCTCCTGACAAACAGACTGAGTACTCTACCAGAAATTCTATTAGCTGTCCAACAGCCCGACATGGTGAGTCAGAAAAACACAAGTACAAGCATAAGGAGCACAAGCATCCTGAATCGACAGAGAGAAGACACAGAACTGTATCGGATCCAAACAAAGACTCTTTTACCTCTGAGAAAAATGAGTGTCACAATGTTGACCGAGAAAGAGGACGAAGACATGACTCCAAGTCATATAAGAGCAGGGATTGCCTAAGCGATGAGGGGCGCCACAAATCAGAGAGGATCAAAAAGCCTCCACCAGAGGCTTCCTCTGACAACAAAGGGAAGAATCAAGATCAAGCCAAAAGGTCCACCAAAGACTCTGAGGATGGCACTGCTCATAGCTGTAAAAAAAGCCAGGATCATATAAAGACCAAGACTCGTGATCAGCATAACAGAGGTGCAGACTCAAGGGGTCGGGAAAAGGACTCCTCAAGCCAACACGAGCACTATGGTGACTCCTCCAAAGACAGGACAGGGGACAGGCTGTCTAAGGATTGTCACAGGAAGGATAGACGGCATGATGACAGCGGCAAGAAGCATCGGCGGAGCACTTCTTCAGAGAAGTGCAAAGAGCACAAGAAACAGAAATCAAATGAATCGGTACAAAGTAAAGCTGAAGTCTGCAAcaaagcaagaaaagaaaaggcaaatgaTTCCTCAAAAAGAACATCGGAGAAACCAAGTATCACAGAAAACagtccaaacaggaagttgtgctTCATGGAGACATTGAATCTGACCCTTTCACCAATTAAGAAGCCGGTCTTGCCCATCGATGGCAGCCAGGATGGCTTCACaacagtggatgaacttgttgAAAACGGACCGGATAAGGATTTGAGTTCACAATCTAACATTGAAGACATGTGTGTGATCGATGGAGTCGTTAGCTGCGAATTAGAaacagagctggaggaggttgCAAAGCAATCCTCAAACATTTCCAAATCTGCAGGACCTGAAAAGACTCAAACGTGTGACGAAAAGGACCAAAACCAAGGCGAGACTCCTGCAGCTGACAAACGGCTTCAGCAGACTTCAGTCCAAATGAGCTCAAAGCGATCCTTAGATGCTGCAGTCAGTCCGATGACTGTGCACGTCACAAACAGATCACCAGAGAGTGCGTCGCTAAAAGCATCAAGTGGTGATCAGAAAACCAAGTCGGCCTCAGACATCCGGGCAGGTGAAGGCGAATCTCTGGTCGCTACTGATGGCATCACTTGCACATCTGGAAAACCCCATAAAGAACAAACAAGCAGTTCATTTCAAAAGGTAAACCTGGGAAGTATCACTGATCGGTCTGGTTCTCGGTCTGGTTCAAGTGCACAGCTAAGTTGTAGCACTCCTAAGGCTGAAGTCCACGAAGGCCTCCCTGTGGATTCAGACAAAGAAGGAATGGGTTCTTCACCCTCAAGGGACAATCCTGACTCTAAAGAAGTTCCCGATGAGGGCCGAAGTCCAAAAATGTTGTTCACTGTCCCACCTCAGGACCGTCCGCCTGGACCGTCTCCACCTCGGGTCTCCAGTCCCATTCAAGATGCCGTGTCCAGTACGATTAGTCTGGAGTCCCTCCCACAGGAAGGCCTGAGTCTTCCCGAGGCTATTTACATCTTAACGCAGACAAGCGAAGACACCGGCGACAGCACCGGCGTCACCACTGAGCCAAGTTCTTCAACCAGTATTGCAGTTGCAGTATCCAAAGTCAGCAGTACAACGGAGTGTACGAGCAGGAACCTCGCCACACCCAATAAAAGCTTCAGTCCTGGGAATAGTTCAGAGCCCTCCAGCTCCGTCCCGGTTCCACATGACGAAGACTCCATGATGCGCACACTGAGCAATCTGAAGAGGATCCCTGATGCCATTAGCCCGCTCAGGAGCCCGATACGATCCACAAGGAGAAGTCGCCTCCACGCCAAGCCAGGCCACGTCAAGAGCCTGGAAAGAG ATTTTTCCAGCACAGATGCCGATGCTAACTTAAAGAAGTTGGAcgtaaacaaagaaaacaagcatCCAGGCTCGCCGGCCCAGAATGCCGTGCAAGCGGACTTGGTGTCGGAGCTGCCTCCGAGTCCGTCTAGCACTGAACTGGAGGAAGGGGAGATCTTAAGTGAAAGTGATGAGAGAGCTTCAggttctcctctacctgcaacCAAGAAGCCAAAGTTGGTGCgaacaagcaaaaataaaccgAGTCCCAAGACTTTGTTAAAGAGGACATCTAAAGAAGCTAGTGAGACGTCTGGAGTATCAACGATAAGTCCCAAGAATCGCTTCAAAACGGTTTGTCCTGCAGCAACCGGGGCTGCTTATTCCACCGTAGAGGAAGTAATGGAGACGTTCAAACTGGTGCGTGCTGAGATCCGTAAGAAGTACATGAAGCTTCATAAAACCTTTCCTAGGAAGAGCTTCTACGGTGTGATGAACAACTTCCAGGAGTCTTTTGTAGAGTTTGTAGCTGGTGCTCATTTTGATCAGATATCTAGTCGTCAGGAGGATCTGAAATCCAAACTGAGGGAACtgattgtgtctgtgtttagcAAGGTGTGTGACAACGGCATCGTGAAACGCATCTTTGAACAGCAGGCTACAGATCTGAAGCAAAAGCTGTGGGATTTCGTCGATGTTCAAGTTGATTACTTGTTCAGGGATATTTACACAATCCTGAAGACCCTTTACGAACCATCCAGAGCTCAAGCTGAGGACAACGTATCCATGGAAACGGAGACGAATTCTCTACAGTCACGATTTCCACCAAAGGAAGCACATTCGATTCTGACCGACCCAAGTCGAGTCCAGGCTTGTCCAGCTGTGCCTTATCGAACGGGCCTCGGGAGCCGAGGCAAAGACATAAGAATCACACGTGTGGACAAAGACAAGGACGTCGGCCAGCATCCAACAAGCTGCCCCAATTCACAGCCTGGAGTCAACATTCCCTCAAGTCCGGAGAAGAGTAGTGCATCGTCTTTGGTTGTCTCCCAAAATGTCTCATTGCTGGACAAAACTGACTTTGAGCTCCTCACCGAACAGCAAGCCTCCAGTTTGACATTTAATCTGGTGAGAGACACTCAAATGGGAGAAATTTTCAAGTGTCTTCTTCAAGGTTCTGACTTGTTGGAAACCAGTGCCGCCGCTGGAGACGCCACAGCCTGGTCCCTCGGCACGCCAAGGAAGGACGGAGACAGATTCAGCAGCAGCGCTACTCCAAGGAGATTTGACTCTCCATCTAAACTGCTTTTCCCAAAAAGGTTTGACACCCCTTCCAAATTTATCGCTACATGGCCAAGTGTTTCACCTCGCAAGACCGTGTCTCCACGACTCAGAGACCACGCCCCACTGAATCCAGCCCTGTTCGATGAAAGCTGCTTGTTAGAGGTGCCGTCAGCAAACAGAGCCATGCTGCAAACCAGTTCGCTGTCCCAGAGGATGTATTCCATGCTGGCTGAAGATCTGGCCGTCTCCCTCACCATTCCGTCGCCCCTCAAGTCCGACGGCCATCTCAGCTTTCTTCATCCACCAGGTGTGGATGTAGTGTCCACTCCAGAAAGCGTCCTCAGCGCCCACATTAGTGAGGACGCTGTGATGGACGGGGAAGATGCTGCGGAGCAGGACATTCACTTGGCGCTTGACAGTGACgactccagctgcagctccatcagCACCGTTTCCTCTGAAGCGCGTGCAACGCCTTTCATGTTCAAGCCTGACCTGCCCATGCGGGCCCTGGTGCTGGAGAAGTCCAACGATCATTTCATAGTGAAGATTTGCCAGGCAGCCAAAGGGGCAGGTGGCACTCTCACTGCAGAAGACAGCTTAAGTCAAACACCGATGGAGGACGATCAGCAAC ACGGACAGCAGGACGGTGCTGCTTCAAAGGCTGGAActgaagacagacagcaggacggtgcTGCTTCAAAGGCTGAAGCGTCCGTGAGGAGCCCCTCTACTGGTGCTGAAAGCCTTCGGCGCCGCCAGGCTGCCGTCGGGTCCGATAACGGACTCTCTGTAGGTGAGACTTCAGCACCAAATAAAGGTCCAACCCACAAAGACGAAAACGACTCAACTCAACAAAATACCTCAAAGGTTTGCTCTGCGGGAGGCTCGATGGAGGATTTACAGAAACGGTCGGAAGCTGTAAAAGATCTCCCCGAGAAAGCTTTATCACAAAACAGTTTTCACACCCGCCCACGCGAGAGACACAGTACCCCTGTCCCTGTGGACGAgagcacagaaatgagtcagaGCGAGCAGGAGATGTCTCCAAATAGTCCCTCAAATGCCCTTCTGCCTGAGACTGGGAGCT